The genomic stretch AAACCGCTCACTTTTATGAATCGGAGCGGTTTGGTGGTCCGTCAATTAATAGATTACTTCCACGAAGATGCATCTCAATTGATTGTCATTCATGATGATCTTGATATCCCCTTTGGTCAAATCCGGATTAAATTAAACGGTGGAGCGGGAGGACATAATGGTCTTGCCTCCATTATGGATTCGCTTCAGACAGACCAGTTCTTGCGAATTCGCGTGGGCATAGGGCGTCCTCAGGATAAAGAAGATGCTGCCAATTACGTTCTGGAGCCCTTTTCAAACGAGGAGGAAAAGATATTGGGGGAAGTTATCAGCAATTCAACTAAAGCTGTTCAGGAAATTTTAAGTTTTGGTCCGGTACAAGCGATGAATTTATTTAATCAGAGAAAATCGCAATCATCTTAAATCAGTTAATAGGGAGTGGAGATTAAGGCATGAATTTAACAGAGGAATTTTTAGCGTTTTCTTTTTTATGTGCCATAGCCGCAATTGTATATGGATTCTTTCTATCGAAATGGATCATGAAACAAAGTCCAG from Nitrospirota bacterium encodes the following:
- a CDS encoding aminoacyl-tRNA hydrolase, with the protein product MYFIVGLGNPGRKYEMTRHNVGFRVVGRLSEEYRIPIHSKNKLYEAGSGALCNFNVLLVKPLTFMNRSGLVVRQLIDYFHEDASQLIVIHDDLDIPFGQIRIKLNGGAGGHNGLASIMDSLQTDQFLRIRVGIGRPQDKEDAANYVLEPFSNEEEKILGEVISNSTKAVQEILSFGPVQAMNLFNQRKSQSS